The genomic DNA CTGGCCACCATCTGGGGCTCGCTGTTCGCCAAGGCCAACGCCGTCTACAACCCGATTGTGTACGGCATCAGCCATCCGAAGTACCGCGCTGCTCTGTACCAGAAGTTCCCGTCGCTATCGTGCCAGGATGCACCCGCCGACGATGGACAGTCGGTAGCGTCCGGGGCTACCCAGGCCTCAGACGAGAAAGCCTAAAACTTGATGATTTTACAATAAGCCAACGCAATAAAGCAACCAATTATAAGCAATGAAATGTATTAATGATTCCGTTTATTCAAACTGAACGTCCAGTTTCTCGTCGTGGGATTTGGTAAAATCGTTGTTTCGTCGATGGTTGGCGTTTGACCGAGAGCGATAACTCCAGAATGTTACCACATCGTCCGTGCGCCGTAGACTGTACTGAGGAGCCTGCTCGTTTTCCTTTGCCATGTAATAATTCATCCGTTTTCTCAGCTGCTTGCGTTCCTCTTCCTGCCGATGAATCGTTTCCAACTGTTCGTTCGCATTCTTCGTTAGGGTCAATGCCAATTTTTCCTTGTAAACTTCTCTCATCTGATCACGTCGCAGCACTAACGATGAGtagcacaacacaacaaaaaaatcgatgaACCGTAAAGTCCGGACAGGAACACACGTAGCATTTACCTGGTTTCGAAGAGTTACTGAACGGCACAAAATTGTTGTCATACTCGGTGCTAAAATCATCCTCCCCAAAGTCGGATGCTTGGTTCGAGATTATTTTGAACGGAAAATACTGTGATGGACGGTTTTTTCGAAAAGTCTGAATATTCCCAGCAAACGCCATTTTCGCTAATGCTCCTGCTATCCAAACAACGGTTACCAACGGGTTGCTATGATGGTATGGTCGAAGAATCTGCTTGCCCAACCGCTTGCAGGTGCTTGCTTTTGCGCAGACGTGTGAATGTAACAGCTCGTCTAGTGCGACTACTTACTCAGGCTGTAATACCATACCCGTTCGGTGAACCATTCCTTCTAGCTGAACCGTAGTGGGTTAGTCGATTCTCACAAAGCATAGCGGATCAGACAGCAACAATCGGCAAGCAATCATAACGCAATGCTACTGACGCAACAGCACCGACGCAACTGGTCCTCCTTGTGTTCGCCAATATTGCCATACGCTAATCTCCCACTGGTTAAGCTTTACCTGTCAATCCCGTCAATCGGACAATTTTTATTGCAAGCCACTAATTTAATTAATGTGATCATCCCAAGCGCCATTGCCCGCTATAAATATGATACAAAAGCACTTTTCCTAGCTTGAGTCGTTCAGTATCCTCTTAGATCTTAAAAAGTGCGACCAGTGGCAAGCTAA from Anopheles stephensi strain Indian chromosome 2, UCI_ANSTEP_V1.0, whole genome shotgun sequence includes the following:
- the LOC118517549 gene encoding uncharacterized protein LOC118517549, giving the protein MAFAGNIQTFRKNRPSQYFPFKIISNQASDFGEDDFSTEYDNNFVPFSNSSKPVLRRDQMREVYKEKLALTLTKNANEQLETIHRQEEERKQLRKRMNYYMAKENEQAPQYSLRRTDDVVTFWSYRSRSNANHRRNNDFTKSHDEKLDVQFE